The following proteins are co-located in the Xiphophorus maculatus strain JP 163 A chromosome 8, X_maculatus-5.0-male, whole genome shotgun sequence genome:
- the LOC102226898 gene encoding alpha-N-acetylgalactosaminide alpha-2,6-sialyltransferase 3-like, with the protein MCTEGRRGAAFRHKLLLHNMRPKQMLRLWFSMLILTLLLLFWFGVLITRDSPPATQNSSLRGYRRISPHRKTKFLDVHCSHCAVVSSSGQMLGAGAGDEIDRSGCVIRMNNAPTRGYEKDVGTRTTFRVVSHTSVPLLVENKQYYFKQSADTTYVFWGPKRNMRQDGEGIIFNVLLKLAVKYPKLNMYVMTQDKIEYCDSVFQNETGKNRMKTGAFLSTGFFTMILAMDMCDRISVYGMIDDNYCSRANHSDVPYHYYEQKRISECRMYTYHEFTQRGGHRFITEKAIYAKWATQHNIQFKHPAWKL; encoded by the exons ATGTGCACAGAAGGACGTAGGGGAGCAGCTTTCAGACATAAGCTGCTGCTCCACAATATGCGGCCGAAGCAGATGCTTCGTCTGTGGTTCTCCATGCTCATCCTGACCCTTCTACTGCTGTTCTGGTTTGGAGTGCTGATCACACGGGACAGTCCTCCTGCTACACAAAACTCATCACTCAGGGGCTACAGAAGGATTAGCCCGCACAGAAAGACTAAG TTTCTGGATGTTCACTGTAGCCACTGTGCCGTGGTCTCCAGCTCCGGTCAGATGCTTGGCGCCGGTGCTGGAGATGAAATTGACCGATCGGGATGTGTGATCCGCATGAACAATGCCCCCACCAGAGGGTACGAGAAAGATGTCGGGACCCGCACCACATTTCGGGTTGTGTCTCACACCAGTGTTCCTTTACTGGTAGAAAACAAGCAGTATTATTTCAAGCAGTCCGCCGATACGACCTATGTGTTTTGGGGCCCCAAAAGGAACATGAGGCAAGACGGAGAAGGAATTATTTTCAATGTCCTGCTGAAGCTGGCTGTTAAGTATCCGAAATTGAACATGTATGTCATGACCCAAGACAAGATTGAGTACTGTGACAGCGTGTTTCAgaatgaaactggaaaaaacag aatgAAAACTGGAGCATTTCTCAGCACTGGATTTTTCACAATGATCCTGGCTATGGATATGTGTGACAGGATCAGTGTCTATGGAATGATTGATGATAACTACTGTAG CCGAGCCAATCACAGCGATGTTCCTTACCATTACTATGAGCAAAAGAGGATCAGTGAGTGCAGGATGTATACATACCACGAGTTCACACAGCGTGGAGGACACCGCTTCATCACTGAGAAGGCCATCTATGCCAAATGGGCAACACAGCACAATATACAGTTCAAACATCCTGCATGGAAACTCTGA
- the st6galnac6 gene encoding alpha-N-acetylgalactosaminide alpha-2,6-sialyltransferase 6 isoform X3: MGLRISAKGQQSHRMVIFFAVFILTTLLILYGSNNSNDGIYIPFHVAISHAVKTADLRKLAGRDGYMPVFGNKSMNLHCRNCALVTSSSHVLGSRAGDEIDRTECVIRMNDAPTSGYETDVGNRTTLRVVAHSSVFRVMRRPNEYLRRTDSNSTIIFWGPPNKIWKDAKGTLFRLIQRIGMTYSNLSFFSISPNKMRKFDNLFSRETGRDRQKSHSWLSTGWFTMVIAIEICDNIKVYGMVPPNYCGRKPGSKKMPYHYYKPRESDECATYLQNENNRRGHHHRFITEKQVFARWAKLYNITFTSPKW; the protein is encoded by the exons ATGGGGCTCAGGATCAGTGCCAAG GGTCAACAGAGCCACAGGATGGTGATCTTCTTTGCCGTCTTCATCCTGACCACACTCCTCATCCTCTATGGCTCCAACAACAGCAATGATGGCATCTACATCCCCTTTCATGTGGCCATCAGTCACGCCGTCAAGACTGCAGACCTCAGGAAGTTAGCCGGTAGAGATGGCTACATGCCAGTTTTTGGTAACAAG AGTATGAACCTGCACTGTCGCAACTGCGCACTTGTGACGAGCTCCAGCCACGTCCTCGGTAGCCGGGCGGGGGACGAGATCGACCGGACGGAGTGCGTGATCCGCATGAACGACGCCCCCACATCAGGTTACGAGACGGACGTCGGCAACCGCACCACCCTCAGGGTCGTGGCCCACTCCAGCGTCTTCAGGGTGATGCGGCGGCCCAACGAGTATCTGCGGCGCACGGACAGCAACTCCACAATCATCTTTTGGGGACCTCCGAATAAGATCTGGAAGGACGCTAAGGGAACTTTGTTCAGATTGATCCAGAGGATCGGGATGACCTATAGCAACCTGTCGTTCTTCAGCATTTCACCAAACAAAATGCGAAAGTTTGATAATCTGTTCAGCAGAGAGACCGGACGGGACAG ACAAAAGTCCCACTCTTGGTTGAGCACTGGCTGGTTCACAATGGTCATAGCCATTGAGATATGTGATAATATTAAAGTATATGGGATGGTTCCACCAAATTACTGCGG AAGAAAGCCCGGGTCCAAGAAGATGCCCTACCACTACTACAAACCCAGGGAGTCTGACGAATGTGCAACGTACCTTCAGAATGAAAACAACCGCAGGGGACACCACCATCGTTTCATCACAGAGAAACAGGTGTTTGCCCGCTGGGCCAAGCTGTATAACATCACGTTCACCAGCCCCAAGTGGTGA
- the st6galnac6 gene encoding alpha-N-acetylgalactosaminide alpha-2,6-sialyltransferase 6 isoform X2 — MPESDRRNWNSEFNGKELPSLRSTLMRRIWNNSLYMAITMRKLFRGQQSHRMVIFFAVFILTTLLILYGSNNSNDGIYIPFHVAISHAVKTADLRKLAGRDGYMPVFGNKSMNLHCRNCALVTSSSHVLGSRAGDEIDRTECVIRMNDAPTSGYETDVGNRTTLRVVAHSSVFRVMRRPNEYLRRTDSNSTIIFWGPPNKIWKDAKGTLFRLIQRIGMTYSNLSFFSISPNKMRKFDNLFSRETGRDRQKSHSWLSTGWFTMVIAIEICDNIKVYGMVPPNYCGKPGSKKMPYHYYKPRESDECATYLQNENNRRGHHHRFITEKQVFARWAKLYNITFTSPKW, encoded by the exons ATGCCAGAGTCAGACCGAAGAAACTGGAACTCAGAGTTTAATGGAAAAGAGCTTCCATCACTCCGGTCAACTCTAATGAGAAGAATTTGGAATAACTCCCTTTACATGGCAATCACAATGAGAAAACTTTTTCGG GGTCAACAGAGCCACAGGATGGTGATCTTCTTTGCCGTCTTCATCCTGACCACACTCCTCATCCTCTATGGCTCCAACAACAGCAATGATGGCATCTACATCCCCTTTCATGTGGCCATCAGTCACGCCGTCAAGACTGCAGACCTCAGGAAGTTAGCCGGTAGAGATGGCTACATGCCAGTTTTTGGTAACAAG AGTATGAACCTGCACTGTCGCAACTGCGCACTTGTGACGAGCTCCAGCCACGTCCTCGGTAGCCGGGCGGGGGACGAGATCGACCGGACGGAGTGCGTGATCCGCATGAACGACGCCCCCACATCAGGTTACGAGACGGACGTCGGCAACCGCACCACCCTCAGGGTCGTGGCCCACTCCAGCGTCTTCAGGGTGATGCGGCGGCCCAACGAGTATCTGCGGCGCACGGACAGCAACTCCACAATCATCTTTTGGGGACCTCCGAATAAGATCTGGAAGGACGCTAAGGGAACTTTGTTCAGATTGATCCAGAGGATCGGGATGACCTATAGCAACCTGTCGTTCTTCAGCATTTCACCAAACAAAATGCGAAAGTTTGATAATCTGTTCAGCAGAGAGACCGGACGGGACAG ACAAAAGTCCCACTCTTGGTTGAGCACTGGCTGGTTCACAATGGTCATAGCCATTGAGATATGTGATAATATTAAAGTATATGGGATGGTTCCACCAAATTACTGCGG AAAGCCCGGGTCCAAGAAGATGCCCTACCACTACTACAAACCCAGGGAGTCTGACGAATGTGCAACGTACCTTCAGAATGAAAACAACCGCAGGGGACACCACCATCGTTTCATCACAGAGAAACAGGTGTTTGCCCGCTGGGCCAAGCTGTATAACATCACGTTCACCAGCCCCAAGTGGTGA
- the st6galnac6 gene encoding alpha-N-acetylgalactosaminide alpha-2,6-sialyltransferase 6 isoform X1 has protein sequence MPESDRRNWNSEFNGKELPSLRSTLMRRIWNNSLYMAITMRKLFRGQQSHRMVIFFAVFILTTLLILYGSNNSNDGIYIPFHVAISHAVKTADLRKLAGRDGYMPVFGNKSMNLHCRNCALVTSSSHVLGSRAGDEIDRTECVIRMNDAPTSGYETDVGNRTTLRVVAHSSVFRVMRRPNEYLRRTDSNSTIIFWGPPNKIWKDAKGTLFRLIQRIGMTYSNLSFFSISPNKMRKFDNLFSRETGRDRQKSHSWLSTGWFTMVIAIEICDNIKVYGMVPPNYCGRKPGSKKMPYHYYKPRESDECATYLQNENNRRGHHHRFITEKQVFARWAKLYNITFTSPKW, from the exons ATGCCAGAGTCAGACCGAAGAAACTGGAACTCAGAGTTTAATGGAAAAGAGCTTCCATCACTCCGGTCAACTCTAATGAGAAGAATTTGGAATAACTCCCTTTACATGGCAATCACAATGAGAAAACTTTTTCGG GGTCAACAGAGCCACAGGATGGTGATCTTCTTTGCCGTCTTCATCCTGACCACACTCCTCATCCTCTATGGCTCCAACAACAGCAATGATGGCATCTACATCCCCTTTCATGTGGCCATCAGTCACGCCGTCAAGACTGCAGACCTCAGGAAGTTAGCCGGTAGAGATGGCTACATGCCAGTTTTTGGTAACAAG AGTATGAACCTGCACTGTCGCAACTGCGCACTTGTGACGAGCTCCAGCCACGTCCTCGGTAGCCGGGCGGGGGACGAGATCGACCGGACGGAGTGCGTGATCCGCATGAACGACGCCCCCACATCAGGTTACGAGACGGACGTCGGCAACCGCACCACCCTCAGGGTCGTGGCCCACTCCAGCGTCTTCAGGGTGATGCGGCGGCCCAACGAGTATCTGCGGCGCACGGACAGCAACTCCACAATCATCTTTTGGGGACCTCCGAATAAGATCTGGAAGGACGCTAAGGGAACTTTGTTCAGATTGATCCAGAGGATCGGGATGACCTATAGCAACCTGTCGTTCTTCAGCATTTCACCAAACAAAATGCGAAAGTTTGATAATCTGTTCAGCAGAGAGACCGGACGGGACAG ACAAAAGTCCCACTCTTGGTTGAGCACTGGCTGGTTCACAATGGTCATAGCCATTGAGATATGTGATAATATTAAAGTATATGGGATGGTTCCACCAAATTACTGCGG AAGAAAGCCCGGGTCCAAGAAGATGCCCTACCACTACTACAAACCCAGGGAGTCTGACGAATGTGCAACGTACCTTCAGAATGAAAACAACCGCAGGGGACACCACCATCGTTTCATCACAGAGAAACAGGTGTTTGCCCGCTGGGCCAAGCTGTATAACATCACGTTCACCAGCCCCAAGTGGTGA
- the spout1 gene encoding putative methyltransferase C9orf114 homolog isoform X4, whose product MSTNSAEKRPKPPSSQFGDQIPWKKRKAELKEKHKQWKNAKLIKRLEKQKQQETAERAEQEESQSKKGRAYTVSVALPGSVLDNAQSPELRTYLAGQIARACVVFNVDEIVVFDEQGEDVKSVEGEFKGVGKKGHACIQLARILQYMECPQYLRKWFFPVHKDLQYAGLLNPLDSPHHMRIDEESEYREGRVLNKPPKQGKGSLVNCGMRKDVRIDKQLQPDLRVTVKLTKTQNQESRLYKGVVVAPHVPRTEGGLYWGYTVRLASCLSSVFTESPFKEGYDLTAGTSERGSSVDQVILSPFKHLLVVFGGLQGLEASLDADQNLDVTDPSVLFDLYLNTCPDQGSRTIRTEEAILISMAALRQKITAAFSEDSSSS is encoded by the exons ATGTCGACCAATAGTGCAGAGAAAAGACCTAAACCTCCGTCCTCTCAG ttcgGGGACCAGATTCCCTGGAAGAAAAGGAAAGCAGAAT TAAAGGAGAAACACAAGCAGTGGAAAAATGCTAAACTCATCAAACGGTTGGAGAAGCAGAAACAGCAAGAGACTGCAGAAAGAGCAGAGCAGGAGGAAAGCCAGAGTAAAAAAG GTCGAGCTTACACGGTGAGCGTGGCCCTTCCGGGCTCCGTCCTGGACAACGCTCAGTCCCCTGAGCTCCGGACGTACCTGGCGGGACAGATCGCCCGAGCCTGCGTCGTGTTCAACGTCGACGAGATCGTCGTGTTCGACGAGCAGGGGGAAGATGTCAA GAGTGTCGAAGGAGAATTCAAAGGTGTTGGAAAGAAGGGCCATGCATGTATTCAGCTTGCCAGAATCCTTCAGTACATGGAGTGTCCGCA GTATTTGCGCAAGTGGTTCTTCCCAGTGCACAAAGACTTACAATATGCAG GTTTGCTTAATCCTCTGGACAGTCCTCATCACATGAGGATAGACGAAGAGTCAGAGTACCGGGAAGGAAGAGTCCTCAACAAGCCGCCGAAACAAGGAAAGGGTTCGTTGGTGAACTGCGGAATGAGAAAG GACGTGCGGATTGATAAACAACTTCAGCCAGATCTGCGAGTTACAGTGAAACTTACTAAGACACAGAATCAAG AAAGCAGACTTTATAAAGGTGTCGTCGTGGCGCCTCATGTTCCCAGAACAGAAGGTGGTCTCTACTGGGGGTACACGGTCCGCCTGGCATCCTGCCTGA GTTCAGTTTTCACTGAGAGTCCCTTTAAAGAAGGGTATGACCTGACAGCTGGCACCTCAGAGAGAGGCAGCAGCGTGGACCAAGTCATTCTGTCACCATTCAA GCACCTTTTGGTGGTTTTTGGAGGTCTTCAGGGTTTGGAAGCCAGCCTGGATGCAGACCAAAACCTGGATGTGACCGACCCCAGCGTCTTGTTTGACCTCTACCTTAATACATGTCCAGATCAGGGCAGCAGAACCATTAGAACAGAG GAAGCTATTCTAATCTCCATGGCAGCACTGAGACAGAAGATCACAGCTGCTTTTTCAGAAGATTCCAGTAGTTCATGA
- the spout1 gene encoding putative methyltransferase C9orf114 homolog isoform X3 yields MSTNSAEKRPKPPSSQFGDQIPWKKRKAELKEKHKQWKNAKLIKRLEKQKQQETAERAEQEESQSKKGRAYTVSVALPGSVLDNAQSPELRTYLAGQIARACVVFNVDEIVVFDEQGEDVKSVEGEFKGVGKKGHACIQLARILQYMECPQYLRKWFFPVHKDLQYAGLLNPLDSPHHMRIDEESEYREGRVLNKPPKQGKGSLVNCGMRKDVRIDKQLQPDLRVTVKLTKTQNQVFVHVCACTESRLYKGVVVAPHVPRTEGGLYWGYTVRLASCLSSVFTESPFKEGYDLTAGTSERGSSVDQVILSPFKHLLVVFGGLQGLEASLDADQNLDVTDPSVLFDLYLNTCPDQGSRTIRTEEAILISMAALRQKITAAFSEDSSSS; encoded by the exons ATGTCGACCAATAGTGCAGAGAAAAGACCTAAACCTCCGTCCTCTCAG ttcgGGGACCAGATTCCCTGGAAGAAAAGGAAAGCAGAAT TAAAGGAGAAACACAAGCAGTGGAAAAATGCTAAACTCATCAAACGGTTGGAGAAGCAGAAACAGCAAGAGACTGCAGAAAGAGCAGAGCAGGAGGAAAGCCAGAGTAAAAAAG GTCGAGCTTACACGGTGAGCGTGGCCCTTCCGGGCTCCGTCCTGGACAACGCTCAGTCCCCTGAGCTCCGGACGTACCTGGCGGGACAGATCGCCCGAGCCTGCGTCGTGTTCAACGTCGACGAGATCGTCGTGTTCGACGAGCAGGGGGAAGATGTCAA GAGTGTCGAAGGAGAATTCAAAGGTGTTGGAAAGAAGGGCCATGCATGTATTCAGCTTGCCAGAATCCTTCAGTACATGGAGTGTCCGCA GTATTTGCGCAAGTGGTTCTTCCCAGTGCACAAAGACTTACAATATGCAG GTTTGCTTAATCCTCTGGACAGTCCTCATCACATGAGGATAGACGAAGAGTCAGAGTACCGGGAAGGAAGAGTCCTCAACAAGCCGCCGAAACAAGGAAAGGGTTCGTTGGTGAACTGCGGAATGAGAAAG GACGTGCGGATTGATAAACAACTTCAGCCAGATCTGCGAGTTACAGTGAAACTTACTAAGACACAGAATCAAG TGTTTGTccatgtgtgtgcgtgcacaGAAAGCAGACTTTATAAAGGTGTCGTCGTGGCGCCTCATGTTCCCAGAACAGAAGGTGGTCTCTACTGGGGGTACACGGTCCGCCTGGCATCCTGCCTGA GTTCAGTTTTCACTGAGAGTCCCTTTAAAGAAGGGTATGACCTGACAGCTGGCACCTCAGAGAGAGGCAGCAGCGTGGACCAAGTCATTCTGTCACCATTCAA GCACCTTTTGGTGGTTTTTGGAGGTCTTCAGGGTTTGGAAGCCAGCCTGGATGCAGACCAAAACCTGGATGTGACCGACCCCAGCGTCTTGTTTGACCTCTACCTTAATACATGTCCAGATCAGGGCAGCAGAACCATTAGAACAGAG GAAGCTATTCTAATCTCCATGGCAGCACTGAGACAGAAGATCACAGCTGCTTTTTCAGAAGATTCCAGTAGTTCATGA
- the spout1 gene encoding putative methyltransferase C9orf114 homolog isoform X2, which produces MSTNSAEKRPKPPSSQFGDQIPWKKRKAELKEKHKQWKNAKLIKRLEKQKQQETAERAEQEESQSKKGRAYTVSVALPGSVLDNAQSPELRTYLAGQIARACVVFNVDEIVVFDEQGEDVKSVEGEFKGVGKKGHACIQLARILQYMECPQYLRKWFFPVHKDLQYAGLLNPLDSPHHMRIDEESEYREGRVLNKPPKQGKGSLVNCGMRKDVRIDKQLQPDLRVTVKLTKTQNQESRLYKGVVVAPHVPRTEGGLYWGYTVRLASCLSSVFTESPFKEGYDLTAGTSERGSSVDQVILSPFKHLLVVFGGLQGLEASLDADQNLDVTDPSVLFDLYLNTCPDQGSRTIRTEVKCENRRIKRSQLHCKHNDKVSIFAQYCNLIFLLTGSYSNLHGSTETEDHSCFFRRFQ; this is translated from the exons ATGTCGACCAATAGTGCAGAGAAAAGACCTAAACCTCCGTCCTCTCAG ttcgGGGACCAGATTCCCTGGAAGAAAAGGAAAGCAGAAT TAAAGGAGAAACACAAGCAGTGGAAAAATGCTAAACTCATCAAACGGTTGGAGAAGCAGAAACAGCAAGAGACTGCAGAAAGAGCAGAGCAGGAGGAAAGCCAGAGTAAAAAAG GTCGAGCTTACACGGTGAGCGTGGCCCTTCCGGGCTCCGTCCTGGACAACGCTCAGTCCCCTGAGCTCCGGACGTACCTGGCGGGACAGATCGCCCGAGCCTGCGTCGTGTTCAACGTCGACGAGATCGTCGTGTTCGACGAGCAGGGGGAAGATGTCAA GAGTGTCGAAGGAGAATTCAAAGGTGTTGGAAAGAAGGGCCATGCATGTATTCAGCTTGCCAGAATCCTTCAGTACATGGAGTGTCCGCA GTATTTGCGCAAGTGGTTCTTCCCAGTGCACAAAGACTTACAATATGCAG GTTTGCTTAATCCTCTGGACAGTCCTCATCACATGAGGATAGACGAAGAGTCAGAGTACCGGGAAGGAAGAGTCCTCAACAAGCCGCCGAAACAAGGAAAGGGTTCGTTGGTGAACTGCGGAATGAGAAAG GACGTGCGGATTGATAAACAACTTCAGCCAGATCTGCGAGTTACAGTGAAACTTACTAAGACACAGAATCAAG AAAGCAGACTTTATAAAGGTGTCGTCGTGGCGCCTCATGTTCCCAGAACAGAAGGTGGTCTCTACTGGGGGTACACGGTCCGCCTGGCATCCTGCCTGA GTTCAGTTTTCACTGAGAGTCCCTTTAAAGAAGGGTATGACCTGACAGCTGGCACCTCAGAGAGAGGCAGCAGCGTGGACCAAGTCATTCTGTCACCATTCAA GCACCTTTTGGTGGTTTTTGGAGGTCTTCAGGGTTTGGAAGCCAGCCTGGATGCAGACCAAAACCTGGATGTGACCGACCCCAGCGTCTTGTTTGACCTCTACCTTAATACATGTCCAGATCAGGGCAGCAGAACCATTAGAACAGAGGTAAAATGCGAAAATAGACGGATAAAGAGAAGCCAACTGCACTGTAAACATAATGACAAAGTTTCCATTTTCGCTCAGTATTGTAATTTAATCTTTCTATTAACAGGAAGCTATTCTAATCTCCATGGCAGCACTGAGACAGAAGATCACAGCTGCTTTTTCAGAAGATTCCAGTAG
- the spout1 gene encoding putative methyltransferase C9orf114 homolog isoform X1 produces MSTNSAEKRPKPPSSQFGDQIPWKKRKAELKEKHKQWKNAKLIKRLEKQKQQETAERAEQEESQSKKGRAYTVSVALPGSVLDNAQSPELRTYLAGQIARACVVFNVDEIVVFDEQGEDVKSVEGEFKGVGKKGHACIQLARILQYMECPQYLRKWFFPVHKDLQYAGLLNPLDSPHHMRIDEESEYREGRVLNKPPKQGKGSLVNCGMRKDVRIDKQLQPDLRVTVKLTKTQNQVFVHVCACTESRLYKGVVVAPHVPRTEGGLYWGYTVRLASCLSSVFTESPFKEGYDLTAGTSERGSSVDQVILSPFKHLLVVFGGLQGLEASLDADQNLDVTDPSVLFDLYLNTCPDQGSRTIRTEVKCENRRIKRSQLHCKHNDKVSIFAQYCNLIFLLTGSYSNLHGSTETEDHSCFFRRFQ; encoded by the exons ATGTCGACCAATAGTGCAGAGAAAAGACCTAAACCTCCGTCCTCTCAG ttcgGGGACCAGATTCCCTGGAAGAAAAGGAAAGCAGAAT TAAAGGAGAAACACAAGCAGTGGAAAAATGCTAAACTCATCAAACGGTTGGAGAAGCAGAAACAGCAAGAGACTGCAGAAAGAGCAGAGCAGGAGGAAAGCCAGAGTAAAAAAG GTCGAGCTTACACGGTGAGCGTGGCCCTTCCGGGCTCCGTCCTGGACAACGCTCAGTCCCCTGAGCTCCGGACGTACCTGGCGGGACAGATCGCCCGAGCCTGCGTCGTGTTCAACGTCGACGAGATCGTCGTGTTCGACGAGCAGGGGGAAGATGTCAA GAGTGTCGAAGGAGAATTCAAAGGTGTTGGAAAGAAGGGCCATGCATGTATTCAGCTTGCCAGAATCCTTCAGTACATGGAGTGTCCGCA GTATTTGCGCAAGTGGTTCTTCCCAGTGCACAAAGACTTACAATATGCAG GTTTGCTTAATCCTCTGGACAGTCCTCATCACATGAGGATAGACGAAGAGTCAGAGTACCGGGAAGGAAGAGTCCTCAACAAGCCGCCGAAACAAGGAAAGGGTTCGTTGGTGAACTGCGGAATGAGAAAG GACGTGCGGATTGATAAACAACTTCAGCCAGATCTGCGAGTTACAGTGAAACTTACTAAGACACAGAATCAAG TGTTTGTccatgtgtgtgcgtgcacaGAAAGCAGACTTTATAAAGGTGTCGTCGTGGCGCCTCATGTTCCCAGAACAGAAGGTGGTCTCTACTGGGGGTACACGGTCCGCCTGGCATCCTGCCTGA GTTCAGTTTTCACTGAGAGTCCCTTTAAAGAAGGGTATGACCTGACAGCTGGCACCTCAGAGAGAGGCAGCAGCGTGGACCAAGTCATTCTGTCACCATTCAA GCACCTTTTGGTGGTTTTTGGAGGTCTTCAGGGTTTGGAAGCCAGCCTGGATGCAGACCAAAACCTGGATGTGACCGACCCCAGCGTCTTGTTTGACCTCTACCTTAATACATGTCCAGATCAGGGCAGCAGAACCATTAGAACAGAGGTAAAATGCGAAAATAGACGGATAAAGAGAAGCCAACTGCACTGTAAACATAATGACAAAGTTTCCATTTTCGCTCAGTATTGTAATTTAATCTTTCTATTAACAGGAAGCTATTCTAATCTCCATGGCAGCACTGAGACAGAAGATCACAGCTGCTTTTTCAGAAGATTCCAGTAG